The region CACAACAGCCAAAAATGATAAATCTTACCTGCAAGCGTCAGATAAGCAATCTATTGTGCACCTGATAAAAGAAGTGGAAAATAAAAATAAGTCTAGCCAAAATAATATACCTAAAGTGGTAGATCATTTACACCGATATTTTCCTAAGATAGAAGACCAGGGTGACTTCAACAGTTGCACCGCTCATGCCGCTTGTGCTCTGGTAGATTATTTTGAAAAACGTATTTCCGGTGAATGTGATCCTAAATCAAGATTGTTCCTATATAAAGCTACACGTAATTTATTACAAATCAAAGAAGACGTAGGTGCTTTTAACAGGATAACCATGAAAGCGATGGTATTGTTTGGGATACCTCCTGAAAGATACTGGCCATTTGAAAAACAAAATCTCAATCGTGAGCCAGACGCATTTTGTTATGCCTATGCTTCCAATTTTCAGGCCATCCAATATTATCGGTTGGATAAATATGCTATGAAGCCTAGTTTGCTCATCATGGAGATTAAAAGGAATTTAACCTTAGGACTTCCGCTAATGTTTGGGCTGACGTTATACTCCAATATAGAAGAATGCCAACATGGAATCATATGCTACCCATCTGAAAAAAGAAAAAGAATAGGAGGTCATGCTTTGGTTGCACTTGGATTTGATGATCACAAATCCATTGTAAATGACAATGGTATCAAAACAACGGGTGCTTTTCATGTACGCAATTGTTGGGGTGAATCCTGGGGAGAAAGTGGGTATGGGTGGTTGCCATATGAATACATCATTCAGGGCATGACGAAAGATTGGTGGAGTATCATAAAACATGAATGGATAAATAATAAACTTTTTGAATAAACTGATACAATGAAAAATAAATTCCAAAACATTGAGCTATTGGTCAACATGGGAACCGGCTCAAGGTCATTGAACAAATCCGCATTTCTGAAGACATTGTCAGATGAAGGCATTCAATTTGAAACTAAAGATTTTTGTGCGCATGAAAAGAAAATAAAACAAAAAAAAGAAATAAAATCTTCTAGGACAAAGGAAAATTTAGATCAATTTGAAAATGATCAAAGATTTATGTTTAAATCCAATGTTCAGGATCATGAAATAAATCCATGGGATTTAGCACATAAATTGAAACACTCCATGAAATCAGTCACATGCTTTGTGGAACCTGATACGGTTTCAGAATTCGTCATTCAAAGAAAAATCAACGATAATGAAGAACCATCCCACCGATCCATTGGAAAGCAGAATGATGGAAATTTTGACGCAGACTGGTTGCCTCACGCGAATACCATCTGGCACTTGGATGATGCCCATTCACAACTCATGTCGGCCAGAAAAGAAGCAGAGCAATTAAATTCAGATAAATTAGTCAGGATTGGGCATCTGGACACAGGATATGATCCGGTTCATCCCCAACTTCCGCCAAGACTTAATACAAAACTTCAAAGAAACTTTATTCTAGGGGAAACACCAACTTCAGCTGTAGATCCTTTGAATAAAGCAGTTTTATATATGCCTGGGCACGGTACAGGCACATTGGGTATTTTAGCCGGAGGTAAATTTGTGGGTAATGGATTTAACGATAAAATAGGAGGTGCACCCTTTGCCGAAATAATCCCTTGCAGAATAAGCAACACCGTAGTGCTAATAAAAACCAGTGAATTTGCACAAGCCCTTAATTATTTATCAGCACTTCACAAATCTGGTGAAATGGTTCACATCGTTTCCATGAGCATGGGCGGTGCTCCAAGTCAGGCATGGGCAGATGCTGTAAATGAAGCCTATGAATCAGGTATCTTAATGGTCTCTGCAGCCGGCAACAATTACAATGGACTCCCCATTAGAAAATTGGTTTATCCTGCAAGGTTTGAAAGAGTCATTGCTGCTTGCGGAGCAACTTTTGAAGATGCCCCATATTATCACAAGAAAATTGGGGAAATGCAAGGTAATTACGGCCCACCAAAATCGATGAACTATGCATTGGCTGCTTACACGCCCAACACGCCATGGGCTGTCTCGGTAAACAAATCACTTAGTTTCAGTGGTGCCGGGACTTCTTCTGCAACTCCCCAAATTGCTGCAGCTGCAGCATGCTATCTTAAGAAGTATTACGAAGAAATTACTGCTCTGCCGGAACCCTGGATGCGTGTTGAGGCAGTTCGAAATGCATTGTACACATCAGCTGCTAAAAAAGTAAATTCTGTACCTGAAGAAAATGATTACCGCTCATATTTTGGTAATGGAATTTTAAGAGCTTCTGACGCATTAAAAATTACTGTACCAAAAAAAGGTAAAAATTTAATCAAGGCAAAAGATGCAGATGTAGGCTGGTTCCCAATTTTGTCCACCATATTCAGATCCGTAGAATCCGTTACCGCTGCACCCGATGCCCAAGGACTCAATATGCTAAATATTGAACTGGCACAAATTTCATACTCCAATGCAGAAATGAACAAATTGATGAACAATGATGAAATTGACTTCTATAATTTGAGCAAAAAAAAGAAAAAACAACTAATGGAATTTCTGATCTGCATACCGGAATCATCTATGACCTTAAAATCATTTCTTAAAAATAATTACAAATCAATTATCTCCATCTAATTCTAAATTGTATGAAAAGTGTACTCATCAAACTTATGGACGGCCTTCCGTTATTTGAAATAATACTCATGTTCTCAGGATTTCTGGTATTGATTGTTCTTTTGATAATGCTAGTTTTTCTAATTTACAAAAACCGAAAATATACACCTATATTTTATGGATTTACTATTCCAATCATCATGATGGGCTGGTCAAGTATAAAATCCATTGAAATAAACGGAATTATTAAAGCAATGAAAACTCAGGTAGCAGAAACTATTCAACATCCAACAGAAGATAATTTTCAAAAATTAGATTCTCTCAATAAAATTTCCAACGAATACAAATTTAAATCTCCTGAAAACAATTTGCTTCTGGTTAAAACCAATATTCTGTTGTCGAATCCACAAAAAGCAGAGGAAGACTTGAATAAAATAAATCCTACAAAAATAAATCAAAAAGAATTGCAAGAATTAAAATCAACTATTGAGAACATCAAAAATACAGAAGCGCTCATTTCTCAATCCACCGCCTCTCCGGATGACACTACACTCACAGCCGGATTAGAAAAGAATGTCAGCGAACTAAAAGATTCAAAACTGCCTACCAGAAATTCCAAAATCATTATTCAAAGAGCAGAAATTAAGTTAAATCAATTGGAGTTGAGAAAAATTCAACTCCGGGATTCAAAAAATAAAAACAAAAAACCAGTAAAATAAAAAATTCAAATCAATATGAACAAAGCACTGTTAGTAGGAATTAACCAATACGATTTACAGCCATTAAAGGGATGTGTAAATGATATTCAGGACATGTCTGAATTTCTTATTGAAAAATGCGAATTTCAACATAAGGAAATTCGAAAACTGACTGACTTCAGAGCCACTAAAGCAGCCATACTCAAGAGACTCAAATGGTTAATAAAAGGTGCTTCTGCAGGTGATCGCATTTACTTTCATTACAGTGGACATGGCACGCAAGTTGCCTCAAGATCTGAAGACGACGAAATAGATGGAATGGATGAATTAATATGTCCGGTAGATTTTAGTTTCAATGGAGAATCAGGTATAGAAAATGGAATTCTTGACAATGAATTGCATAAAATATTCAAAGAGATACCAAAAGGCGTACATTTCATATGGGTTTCAGACTGCTGTTGTTCAGGAACGCTCACAAGGGCCATCAGAAGAAATAACAATCGTCAAAGCAGATACCTAGTCCCTCCGGAGGATCTTGCATGGAGAAATGAGACCGCCATGATAACTGGAAAAAAAATTACAAAAATTGGCAAATCTGTAAACAAATTAAATGTGGCATTTCTCTCTGCTTGTAAAGATCATCAGGAAGCAGATGACGATCTATTTGAAAATGGGTATAATGGAGCCCTCACATACTTTTTACTTAACATTTTAAAGACTCCAAAAGGGCATACACAGAATTTTAATCAAATACACAAGTCGGTACAAAATAAATTGGTAAAGGCAGGATACTCGCAAAGCCCTATGGTGGATGGATCAAAAGATCTGCTGGAAAAAACTTTTTTCAATCAAAACCAAAAATAATTATGCCTTCAATTCTGGGTTATAGGCCAAACTTCATTTCATCTTTATTGAAAGTAAATTTACCAGTATTGAATGATGAACAAAAATCAGATTTAGTAAGTCATGATGATGAATGGGAATGGAAATACAAACACTATAGTTTGGCCATGTGTAAATCCCGCAAACTTGCATTCTATACTGCTTCAAATCTAAATGGTAAACTTTTCAAATCAGTTAAAAGAGCAAGTTTATTTCCTTCCGGAAATGATGAATGGAAAAATGATCCAAGATTTAAAAATCATCAATGGGGAGTTGAATTGTATAAAGCGCAAAAAAGTGATTTTGACAGGGGCCATCTGGTCAAAAGAGAAGATACGCAATGGGGCTATACCATAAATGATGCAAAAAATGCTGCATTGGACACCTTCCATTATTCAAATTGCGCGCCTCAATTACCCGAGCTTAACCAGAAAAAATGGGAAAATTTAGAATTCTATATCTTAAAAAAAGAAACGGTACAATACAAATTAAAAGTAAACGTATTTACCGGCCCGGTTTTGAGTTTGAGTGATCCACATTTTATAACAATCGTTGACCACCATCAAATAAAATTACCTGTTCTATTTTGGAAAGTAATCTATTATTCTGGTGATGGTAAACAGTTAAAAATTGCTGCCTTTCTGATGGGCCAGGAAACCTTGATGAGACAAAAAGGAATCATTGGAGAAGCACGTACAAGATTACTGAGTGAACATTTTCAAAATTTTGAAGATGCGGAAACCTACCAGGTCAATATAAAAACAATAGAACAACTCACTGGTTTGACTTTCCAGAATGCTTTCGAACCCTATGTTGATCCAAGACCCATGAAAATACTCATCAGCGACATTCAGGTTAAAAAAGGTCTTTCTCTGTATGAAAATCCCATGATTGATGAATTTGAGTATTCCGGAATAAGTCTTTAATGGATTGAAACGAAAATTCCAGAAGCCAGCTGATTAAGCTTACATCGGGCACAGGAAAAACACCCTATTTGCATGGGCTTTATCCCTTTTTTTATTAATTAATCCTTTGATAATCAATATTACGTGTACTATGAATCCATTATTAGTAAAAATTCATTATTTTTATAACTTAAGTTTGTCAAAACAAAACTCTAACAAATGAAAACTAAAATTCAAATCACCTTTTTCAAATGGTGCTCGCT is a window of Candidatus Vicinibacter affinis DNA encoding:
- a CDS encoding S8/S53 family peptidase is translated as MKNKFQNIELLVNMGTGSRSLNKSAFLKTLSDEGIQFETKDFCAHEKKIKQKKEIKSSRTKENLDQFENDQRFMFKSNVQDHEINPWDLAHKLKHSMKSVTCFVEPDTVSEFVIQRKINDNEEPSHRSIGKQNDGNFDADWLPHANTIWHLDDAHSQLMSARKEAEQLNSDKLVRIGHLDTGYDPVHPQLPPRLNTKLQRNFILGETPTSAVDPLNKAVLYMPGHGTGTLGILAGGKFVGNGFNDKIGGAPFAEIIPCRISNTVVLIKTSEFAQALNYLSALHKSGEMVHIVSMSMGGAPSQAWADAVNEAYESGILMVSAAGNNYNGLPIRKLVYPARFERVIAACGATFEDAPYYHKKIGEMQGNYGPPKSMNYALAAYTPNTPWAVSVNKSLSFSGAGTSSATPQIAAAAACYLKKYYEEITALPEPWMRVEAVRNALYTSAAKKVNSVPEENDYRSYFGNGILRASDALKITVPKKGKNLIKAKDADVGWFPILSTIFRSVESVTAAPDAQGLNMLNIELAQISYSNAEMNKLMNNDEIDFYNLSKKKKKQLMEFLICIPESSMTLKSFLKNNYKSIISI
- a CDS encoding DNA/RNA non-specific endonuclease, coding for MPSILGYRPNFISSLLKVNLPVLNDEQKSDLVSHDDEWEWKYKHYSLAMCKSRKLAFYTASNLNGKLFKSVKRASLFPSGNDEWKNDPRFKNHQWGVELYKAQKSDFDRGHLVKREDTQWGYTINDAKNAALDTFHYSNCAPQLPELNQKKWENLEFYILKKETVQYKLKVNVFTGPVLSLSDPHFITIVDHHQIKLPVLFWKVIYYSGDGKQLKIAAFLMGQETLMRQKGIIGEARTRLLSEHFQNFEDAETYQVNIKTIEQLTGLTFQNAFEPYVDPRPMKILISDIQVKKGLSLYENPMIDEFEYSGISL
- a CDS encoding cysteine protease, which codes for MYKQTYGWLPDYPDLRDKYFDTTAKNDKSYLQASDKQSIVHLIKEVENKNKSSQNNIPKVVDHLHRYFPKIEDQGDFNSCTAHAACALVDYFEKRISGECDPKSRLFLYKATRNLLQIKEDVGAFNRITMKAMVLFGIPPERYWPFEKQNLNREPDAFCYAYASNFQAIQYYRLDKYAMKPSLLIMEIKRNLTLGLPLMFGLTLYSNIEECQHGIICYPSEKRKRIGGHALVALGFDDHKSIVNDNGIKTTGAFHVRNCWGESWGESGYGWLPYEYIIQGMTKDWWSIIKHEWINNKLFE
- a CDS encoding caspase family protein, yielding MNKALLVGINQYDLQPLKGCVNDIQDMSEFLIEKCEFQHKEIRKLTDFRATKAAILKRLKWLIKGASAGDRIYFHYSGHGTQVASRSEDDEIDGMDELICPVDFSFNGESGIENGILDNELHKIFKEIPKGVHFIWVSDCCCSGTLTRAIRRNNNRQSRYLVPPEDLAWRNETAMITGKKITKIGKSVNKLNVAFLSACKDHQEADDDLFENGYNGALTYFLLNILKTPKGHTQNFNQIHKSVQNKLVKAGYSQSPMVDGSKDLLEKTFFNQNQK